Proteins encoded in a region of the Buchnera aphidicola (Phyllaphis fagi) genome:
- the glyQ gene encoding glycine--tRNA ligase subunit alpha has protein sequence MNIKNNTTCCHIISELQKFWSKIGCIIVQPLDIMVGAGTFHYCTFLRTIGPEPLNMAYLQTSRRPTDGRYGNNPNRLQQYYQFQVIIKPAPKNIQFLYLQSLKKINLDLTKNDIRFVEDNWENPTLGAWGIGWEVWLNGMEITQFTYFQQMGGLECDPITVEITYGLERIAMNIQNVNTIYEIIWDKNKLHQITYGELFYQNEIEQSLYNFEYSNIPTLLNLFNQHISEAERLLLLNQSLILPAYEHILQATHNFNLIDARQILSSTERKQYISKIRIISTKIAKYYYKFRKDKGFPLLSINR, from the coding sequence ATGAATATTAAAAATAATACAACATGTTGTCATATAATATCAGAGTTACAAAAATTTTGGTCAAAAATAGGTTGTATTATTGTACAACCTTTAGATATTATGGTAGGAGCTGGAACATTTCATTATTGTACATTTTTACGAACTATTGGACCAGAACCATTAAATATGGCATATCTTCAAACATCACGTAGACCAACTGATGGAAGATATGGTAATAATCCAAATAGATTACAACAATATTATCAATTTCAAGTTATTATTAAACCAGCTCCTAAAAATATTCAATTTTTATATTTACAATCATTAAAAAAAATAAATTTAGATTTAACAAAAAACGATATACGATTTGTAGAAGATAATTGGGAAAATCCTACTTTAGGTGCATGGGGTATAGGATGGGAAGTATGGCTTAATGGTATGGAAATTACACAATTTACATACTTTCAACAAATGGGAGGATTAGAATGTGATCCAATTACTGTAGAAATAACATACGGACTAGAAAGAATAGCTATGAATATTCAAAATGTTAATACTATATATGAAATTATATGGGATAAAAATAAATTACATCAAATTACTTATGGTGAATTATTTTATCAAAACGAAATTGAACAATCTTTATATAACTTTGAATATTCAAATATTCCAACTTTATTAAATTTGTTTAATCAACATATATCAGAAGCAGAAAGATTACTATTATTAAATCAGTCATTAATTTTACCAGCTTATGAACATATACTACAAGCAACACATAATTTTAATTTAATTGATGCAAGACAAATTCTTTCTAGTACTGAAAGAAAGCAATATATTTCTAAAATCAGAATTATATCAACAAAAATAGCAAAATATTATTACAAATTTAGAAAAGATAAAGGTTTTCCTTTACTTTCGATCAACAGGTAA